A region of Esox lucius isolate fEsoLuc1 chromosome 3, fEsoLuc1.pri, whole genome shotgun sequence DNA encodes the following proteins:
- the ap2m1a gene encoding AP-2 complex subunit mu-A: MIGGLFIYNHKGEVLISRVYRDDIGRHAVDAFRVNVIHARQQVRSPVTNIARTSFFHVKRSNIWLAAVTKQNVNAAMVFEFLYKMCDVMAAYFGKISEENIKNNFVLIYELLDEILDFGYPQNSETGALKTFITQQGIKGQHQTKEEQSQITSQVTGQIGWRREGIKYRRNELFLDVLESVNLLMSPQGQVLSAHVSGRVVMKSYLSGMPECKFGMNDKIVIDKAGKGGVTDDVAKSTTGKQSIAIDDCTFNQCVRLSKFDSERSISFIPPDGEYELMRYRTTKDIILPFRVIPLVREVGRTKLEVKVVIKSNFKPSLLAQKIEVRIPTPLNTSGVQVICMKGKAKYKASENAIVWKIKRMAGMKESQISAEIELLPTNDKKKWARPPISMNFEVPFAPSGLKVRYLKVFESKLNYSDHDVIKWVRYIGRSGIYETRC; encoded by the exons GCGCCACGCAGTGGATGCATTCCGTGTGAATGTGATCCATGCCCGGCAGCAGGTGCGCTCTCCCGTGACCAACATCGCACGTACCAGCTTCTTCCACGTGAAACGCTCCAACATCTGGCTGGCGGCCGTCACCAAGCAGAATGTCAACGCAGCCATGGTGTTTGAGTTCCTCTACAAGATGTGCGACGTCATGGCCGCCTACTTTGGCAAGATCAGCGAGGAGAACATCAAGAACAACTTTGTGCTGATATACGAGCTGCTTGATG AGATCCTGGACTTCGGGTACCCTCAGAACTCTGAGACGGGAGCGCTAAAGACCTTCATCACCCAGCAGGGCATCAAGGGCCAG CATCAG ACAAAGGAAGAGCAGTCTCAGATCACCAGTCAGGTGACGGGGCAGATTGGCTGGCGTCGTGAAGGCATCAAGTATCGACGCAATGAGCTCTTCTTGGACGTGCTGGAGAGTGTCAACCTGCTCATGTCGCCTCAAG GTCAGGTACTGAGCGCTCATGTATCCGGACGGGTTGTAATGAAGAGCTACCTGAGCGGAATGCCGGAGTGCAAGTTTGGCATGAACGACAAAATTGTAATTGATAAGGCGGGCAAAGGTGGAGTCACTGACGACGTGGCCAAGAG CACCACTGGGAAACAGTCCATAGCCATTGACGACTGCACGTTCAACCAGTGTGTCCGCCTCAGTAAGTTTGACTCGGAGCGCAGCATCAGCTTCATCCCCCCCGACGGCGAGTATGAGCTCATGAG GTACCGCACCACCAAGGACATCATCCTTCCGTTCCGAGTCATCCCGCTGGTCCGGGAGGTGGGCCGCACCAAGCTGGAGGTCAAGGTGGTCATCAAGTCCAATTTCAAACCCTCGCTACTCGCCCAGAAAATTGAG GTGCGCATTCCCACGCCGCTCAACACGAGTGGTGTCCAGGTGATCTGCATGAAGGGCAAGGCCAAGTACAAGGCCAGCGAGAACGCCATCGTATGGAA GATCAAACGCATGGCTGGGATGAAGGAGTCTCAGATTAGCGCTGAAATCGAACTGCTGCCTACCAACGATAAAAAGAAATGGGCCCGTCCTCCAATTTCAATGAACTTTGAG GTTCCATTTGCCCCCTCGGGACTGAAGGTTCGTTACCTGAAGGTTTTCGAGTCCAAACTGAACTACAGTGATCACGATGTCATCAAATGGGTTCGCTACATCGGTCGGAGCGGCATCTACGAGACTCGTTGCTAA
- the LOC105021134 gene encoding stress-associated endoplasmic reticulum protein 1 yields MVAKQRIRMANEKHSKNITQRGNVAKSTRNPQDDKVAVGPWLLALFIFVVCGSAIFQIIQSIRMGM; encoded by the exons ATGGTCGCAAAACAGAGGATTCGTATGGCCAACGAAAAACACAGCAAGAACATAACACAAAGAGGCAACGTAGCCAAGTCCACG AGGAACCCTCAGGATGATAAAGTGGCAGTGGGACCCTGGCTGTTGGCGCTcttcatttttgttgtgtgtggtTCAG CTATCTTCCAGATCATTCAGAGCATTCGAATGGGCATGTAG
- the selenot1a gene encoding thioredoxin reductase-like selenoprotein T1a, with protein sequence MAKRWLPFSLLFLGVLSLYSAASADNSGIKKMKMQFATGPLLKFQICISUGYKRVFEEYTQALYQRYPDIRIEGENFLPLPLYRHIASFLSMFKLALIGLIIIGKDPFALCGMQAPGFWVWSQENKIYACMMVFFFSNMIENQCMSTGAFEITLNDVPVWSKLESGHLPSMQQLVQILENEMKMNVHMDTLPHHRS encoded by the exons ATGGCGAAGAGGTGGCTACCCTTCTCGCTTCTATTTCTGGGAGTTCTCTCCCTGTACAGTGCTGCGTCCGCTGATAACAGCGGCATTAAGAAGATGAAAATGCAATTTGCAACAGGACCACTTCTTAAATTTCAAATCTG TATCTCCTGAGGTTACAAGCGGGTGTTTGAGGAGTACACGCAGGCCTTGTACCAGCGGTACCCAGACATCCGCATTGAGGGGGAGAACTTCCTTCCGCTTCCCCTCTACCG ACACATCGCTTCCTTCCTGTCCATGTTCAAATTGGCACTGATTGGATTGATTATCATTGGTAAGGACCCCTTCGCCCTCTGTGGAATGCAAGCTCCAGGCTTCTGGGTCTGGAGTCAAGAAAATAAG ATCTATGCCTGCATGATGGTGTTCTTCTTCAGCAACATGATCGAAAACCAGTGCATGTCAACAGGGGCTTTTGAAATCACATTAAATG ATGTGCCAGTGTGGTCCAAGCTGGAGTCGGGTCACCTGCCCTCCATGCAGCAGCTCGTCCAGATCCTGGAGAATGAGATGAAGATGAACGTGCACATGGACACACTCCCGCACCACCGCTCCTAA
- the pcyt1aa gene encoding choline-phosphate cytidylyltransferase A yields MEAHSSSRSSLSRKRRREGSNGEAEEVERPGKVSRSTVGLKDPAPFADELESAGDAPYLRVSMEEAKRGTPFDRPVRVYADGIFDVFHSGHARALMQAKGLFPNTHLIVGVCSDALTHKFKGFTVMNEDERYDAVSHCRYVDEVVRDAPWTLTPEFLAKHRIDFVAHDDIPYTSAGQDDVYKHIKDAGMFAPTQRTEGISTSDIITRIVRDYDVYVRRNLQRGYTAKELNVSFINEKKYHLQERVDKVKKKVRDVEEKSKEFVQKVENKSIDLIQKWEEKSREFIGNFLQMFGPEGALKHMLKEGRGRMLQAISPRQSPSSSPTRERSPSPAFRLPFLNKMSPSPPPQYSAARGYPISEDDDDSEED; encoded by the exons ATGGAGGCCCACAGCTCAAGCAGGTCGAGCTTGtccaggaagaggaggagagaaggatcCAATGGGGAGGCGGAGGAGGTGGAGCGGCCGGGGAAGGTCTCAAGGTCAACCGTG GGTTTGAAAGACCCCGCCCCCTTCGCTGATGAGCTGGAGTCGGCCGGGGACGCGCCATACCTGAGAGTCAGCATGGAAGAGGCCAAGAGAGGAACCCCTT TTGATAGGCCGGTGCGGGTGTATGCAGATGGCATCTTTGATGTGTTCCATTCAGGCCACGCCCGGGCCCTCATGCAGGCCAAGGGCCTCTTCCCCAACACACACCTCATCGTTGGCG tGTGTAGCGATGCCCTGACTCACAAGTTCAAAGGTTTCACAGTCATGAACGAGGATGAGCGCTACGACGCCGTCAGCCACTGTCGCTACGTGGATGAGGTTGTCAGGGATGCACCCTGGACTCTTACGCCCGAGTTCCTCGCCAAGCACCGA ATCGACTTTGTCGCCCATGACGATATCCCGTATACGTCGGCAGGCCAGGATGATGTTTACAAGCACATAAAGGACGCCG GCATGTTTGCGCCAACCCAGCGAACGGAGGGCATCTCAACCTCTGACATCATCACGCGCATTGTTCGCGACTACGATGTGTACGTGAGACGCAACCTGCAGCGCGGCTACACAGCTAAGGAGCTCAACGTCAGCTTCATCAAC GAGAAGAAGTACCACCTTCAGGAGCGTGTGGACAAGGTGAAGAAGAAGGTGCGTGACGTGGAAGAAAAGAGTAAAGAGTTTGTGCAGAAGGTGGAGAACAAGAGTATCGATCTCATTCAGAAGTGGGAAGAGAAGTCCCGGGAGTTCATCGGTAACTTCCTGCAGATGTTCGGCCCAGAGGGAGCGCTG AAGCACATGTTGAAGGAGGGCCGTGGTCGGATGCTTCAGGCCATCAGCCCCAGACAGAGCCCTAGCAGCAGTCCCACGCGTGAGCGCTCCCCCTCGCCCGCCTTCCGCCTGCCTTTCTTAAACAAGATGTCGCCCTCCCCGCCACCCCAGTACAGCGCCGCAAGGGGGTACCCCATCAGCGAGGACGATGACGACTCTGAAGAAGATTAG
- the LOC105021132 gene encoding glutamate-rich protein 6, whose product MDHLTDPPTPTSGFLGVLRYKRESQDPASDPRDLLPEPQSFSDSPVLCEYCGEKAKPPLDRAFAEEPELFCCAQYQQMCEMLAHERWLVLQRPDPEDDATLTPDNQQTRKEEELQVQARERAARRKQRERLYQEVQPTHPSEDSYTHFCRTISFLLSTCTPKEVQSAVTQHPAFEEDLEKQQGELLSDHASSKFGMSPHQEGAGVLEKYYACGMKFLTILPDSTGQVYYPSGYLALIIISDERRKVCIVYDDRTHDHPIRALFHSDGRATCYHSNGNVWLSLDVSGGQCLNEAGARIKRWRWSAHGQTPTPLRPVFLSLNSSMGVRVLGQEHVFVSFLAGGQQAKFSVGACVQPAAQGISNAPGSLTSKEELFLMAGRFEVHQIIRHLHQCLRSPSNPRRRRAAPTLSLLSLAKRLLNLSCSIQLEESERAFVQRCLQDCL is encoded by the exons ATGGACCAT ttgacagatcCACCGACTCCCACCTCTGGTTTTCTGGGAGTTCTTCGATATAAGCGGGAGTCCCAGGACCCAGCTTCAGACCCAAGGGACCTCCTTCCAGAG CCCCAATCCTTCAGCGATTCTCCTGTGCTGTGTGAGTACTGTGGAGAGAAAGCCAAGCCTCCACTTGACCGAGCGTTTGCAGAGGAACCAGAG CTGTTCTGCTGTGCCCAGTACCAGCAGATGTGTGAGATGCTGGCCCATGAGAGGTGGCTTGTCCTGCAGAGACCTGACCCAGAGGACGATGCAACGCTCACGCCTGACAACCAACAAAccaggaaggaggaggagctgcAGGTCCAAGCAAGAGAAAGAGCGGCGCGCAG AAAGCAACGAGAGCGACTCTACCAGGAGGTACAACCAACCCACCCATCTGAAGATAGCT ACACACACTTCTGTAGGACCATCAGCTTTCTGCTATCCACCTGTACACCCAAAGAGGTACAGTCGGCCGTTACACAGCATCCTGCGTTTGAGGAGGACCTGGAAAAACAACAGGGAGAACTACTTTCTGACCATGCGTCTTCTAAGTTCGGAATGTCTCCACATCAG GAAGGTGCAGGAGTTCTGGAAAAGTATTACGCCTGCGGGATGAAGTTTCTCACCATACTCCCGGACAGTACTGGCCAGGTTTA CTATCCCTCTGGCTACCTGGCCCTGATCATCATCTCCGACGAAAGAAGGAAGGTATGCATTGTGTACGATGACCGCACCCATGACCATCCAATCAGGGCCCTGTTCCATTCTGATGGGAGGGCCACATGTTACCACAGCAATGGTAATGTCTG GCTGAGCTTGGATGTGTCCGGGGGTCAGTGTCTGAATGAGGCAGGGGCCAGGATCAAAAGATGGCGTTGGAGCGCCCACGGCCAGACACCCACTCCCCTACGGCCCGTCTTCCTGTCTCTAAACAGCAGCATGGGGGTGCGGGTCCTGGGACAGGAACACGTATTCGTCTCTTTCCTTGCCGGTGGCCAGCAGGCAAAGTTCAGCGTGGGGGCTTGTGTGCAG CCAGCAGCTCAGGGGATCAGTAATGCTCCAGGTTCCTTAACATCCAAAGAGGAGTTGTTTCTGATGGCTGGGCGGTTTGAGGTCCATCAGATCATCAGGCATCTCCACCAATGCCTGAGATCCCCCTCCAACCCGAGGCGCCGGAGAGCTGCACCAACCCTGAGTCTTCTTTCTCTGGCCAAAAGGCTGTTGAACTTAAGTTGTTCCATTCAGCttgaggagagtgagagggcgTTTGTCCAGAGGTGCCTTCAGGATTGCCTGTGA